DNA from Mesorhizobium sp. DCY119:
ATAGTTGCCGTAGAGCATTTTCAGGATCGAGCTTTTGCCGGCACCCGACGGCCCGCCGAGCACGGCACATTCGCCGGATTTCAGCGAGAACGAGACATTGGCTACGACCGGCAGCTTGATGCCGTCGCGCAGATGCATGGTGAAGCTCTTGGCGACTTCGGAGACGACGACGGGGGTGGGCATGTTAGTCTCTTTCGTATTTACGCGTGATCTTGTCCGAAAACCGGGTTCCACTTTTCAGGATCACGCGCCTAGACCTGCAAGATCGAAGACACGAGAAGCTGCGTGTAGGGCGCGCGGGGATCGTCGAGCACGCGGTCGGTGAGGCCGGTTTCGACGACGCGGCCGTCCTTCATCACCATCATGCGCTGCGACAGGAGCCGCGCGACGGCAAGGTCGTGGGTGACGACGATGGCCGCCAGCCCGAGATCGGTGACGAGGCCGCGCAGGAGATCGAGCAGGCGCGCCTGCACCGAAACATCGAGGCCACCGGTCGGCTCGTCCATGAAGACGAGACGCGGGCCGGTGACGAGATTGCGCGCGATCTGGAGCCGCTGGCGCATGCCGCCGGAGAAGGCGCGCGGCTGGTCGTCGATACGGTCCTCGTCGATCTCGACGCGGCCGAGCCAGTCGATGGCGGTCGAGCGGATGTTGCCGTAGTGGCGGTCGCCCACCGCCATCAGCCGCTCGCCGACATTGGCGCCGGCCGAAACCGTCATGCGCAAACCGTCGGCTGGGTTCTGGTGGACGAAACCCCAGTCGGTGCGCATGAGAAAGCGGCGTTCCGCCTCGCTCATGCGGTAGAGGTCGCGCCAGGTACCGTCGCGCATGCGGTAGGCGGCGGTGCCCGAAGTCGGCATCAGCCGGGTCGACATGCAATTGAGCAGCGTCGTCTTGCCCGAGCCGGATTCGCCGACCACGGCCAGAACCTCGCCCGGCCAGAGATCGAAGGTGATGTCCTCGCAGCCGACGCGCGAGCCGTAATATTTTGAGAGTGATGTAACGCGGAAAAGCGGTTCGTCGGTCATAGCGTGTCCTTTCCCTCCCCCTTGAGGGGAGGGTGGCCAATCGCCGAAGGCGGTTGGTCGGGTGGGGTCTTATCCATAGTCTCGGCGCGGGTTTTCGTAGAGGTCGAGCTCGGCCGCTCTGACCCTACCCCGGCGGCTTCGCCGCCGACCCTCCCCTCAAGGGGGAGGGATTCCCGCCGCTTCTCGCAATGGTCGGTGTCCGAGCACACGAACATGTGCCCGCCGTGATCGTCGAGGATGACCTCGTCGAGATAGACCTGCTCGGCACCGCAGAGCGCGCAGGGCTGGTCGAAAGTCTGGACCTCGAAGGGATGGTCCTCGAAGTCGAGGCTGACCACTTTGGTGAAGGGCGGAACGGCGTAGATGCGCTTTTCGCGGCCCGCGCCGAAGAGCTGCAACGCAGGCGACATGTTCATTTTCGGGTTGTCGAATTTCGGCGTCGGCGATGGGTCCATGACATAGCGGCCCTCGACCTTCACCGGGTAAGCATAGGTCGTGGCGATGTGGCCGTGGCGTGCGATGTCCTCGTAGAGCTTCACATGCATCAGCCCGTATTCCTCCAGCGCATGCATCTTGCGCGTCTCGGTCTCGCGCGGCTCGAGGAAGCGCAGCGGCTCGGGAATCGGCACCTGATAGACCAGGACCTGCCCGGCATGAAGCGGCGCTTCGGGAATGCGGTGGCGGGTCTGGATGATGGTGGCTTTCTCCGTCTCCGTGGTGACGGCAACGTCGGCGACCTTTTTGAAGAAGGCGCGGATCGAAACGGCATTGGTGGTATCGTCGGCGCCCTGGTCGATGACCTTCAGGATATCGTCAGGCCCGATGATCGAGGCCGTGACCTGCACGCCGCCGGTGCCCCAGCCATAGGGCATCGGCATTTCGCGGCTGGCGAAAGGCACCTGATAGCCGGGAATGGCGATGCCCTTCAGGATCGCCCGGCGGATCATCCGCTTGGTCTGCTCGTCGAGATAGGCGAAGTTGTAGGTGGCGATGGCGTTCATTGTGCAGGCTCCAGACCTTTCGCATACCGCGCCAAACGCTCGGCCAGCGTGCCGGTGTGCAGCTCGAACAAATGGTTGTCATCATCGTAGAAATAGATCGACCGTCCTTCGCCCTCGACGCGAGGACGTGGCGGGCGCATGTCGAGCCCAAGCGCCTTGGCGCGGTCGACATAGCGGTCGAAATCGACCTCATCGATCTTGAAGGCGATGTGGTTGTAGCTGCGCGAAGGCAACGGCTCGCCCTCCATGATCGCGATCCAGAGATCGCCAATCAGGAAGAATTTTTCGCGAGACAGCGAGAAACGGTCGTCGCCGCTGGCATAGACCTCGCGAGCGTCGAAGACTCCGGCGAGAATCGCCGTCATACGCTCGAGATCACGCACGATGAAGGTGATGTGCGAGAGACCTTCGATCATTCCGCGGCCTCCCGTGTTTCCTGATCGTCGCCGCGCTGGCGCGCTTCGTGCTCGGCGCGCATGCCGCGCACGAGACCGAGTTCGGCCTGGAAATCGACATAGTGCGGCAACTTCAGATGCTCGACGAAGCCGGTGGCCTGGACGTTGTCGGAATGCGAGATGACGAATTCCTCGTCCTGCGCGGGGGCAACGACATCCTCGCCGAACTCGCGGGCGCGCAGGGCGCGGTCGCATAGCGACATCGCCATGGCCTTGCGTTCGGACTGGCCGAAGACGAGACCGTAGCCGCGCGTGAACTGCGGCGGCACCTTGGCCGAACCCTTGAACTGGTTGACCATCTGACATTCGGTGACGCGGATGCGGCCGAGGGGCACGGCGAAGGGCAGTTCCGGCACGTCGATTTCAACCTCGACCTCGCCGATGCGGACCTCGCCAACGAAGGGATGGCTGCGGCCATAGCCACGCTGGGTGGAATAGGCGAGCGCCAGCAAAAAGCCCTCGTCGCCGCGCGAAAGTGCCTGCAGGCGCAGGTCGCGCTCCAGCGGAAACTCCACCGGCTCGCGGGTGAGATCGCCGGTGACGTGGTCTTCCGGCAGTTCGCCGTCGCTTTCGATCAGCCCTTCATGGGCGAGGATTTCCGAGACACGCGGCATTCGGCCAGCTTCGGCCTCGCGCTGTTCGGGTTCGGCTACCGGCGCACCGGCGGCGATTTCGGGGTCGAGCAGGCGATGCGTGTAATCAAAGGTCGGGCCGAGAAGCTGGCCGCCGGGCAGGTCCTTGTAGGTCGCGGAAATGCGGCGCTCGACCTGCATGGCGGCGGTGTCGATCGGGAGCGTATAGCCAAAGCGCGGCAGAGTGGTGCGATAGGCGCGGACGAGGAAGATCGCCTCGATCATGTCGCCGCGCGCCTGTGCGAGGGCGAGTGCCGCCAGTTCGCGATCGTAGAGCGAACCTTCGGCCATGACGCGATCGACACCCAGCGCCAGCTGCTCGACGATCTGGTCGAGGCGCAGGGCGGGCACGGAGCGGTCGCCGCGCCGACGGTCGGCGAGCAGCTGGTGTGCGTTGGAAATGGCGGCATCACCGCCCTTTACGGCCACATACATCGGTCAGGCCTCCATGGTCTTGATACGCGTGGTGCGCGGCAGGCAGGCGATGCCTTCTGGTGCTGCCAGAATGACATCGACGCCGCGCGGAAAGCGGGCGCGGTTCTGCTTCCACTGTTCGACGAAATGACGCGGCAGCGGGGTGGGCGCGAGCATTGCAGCCTTCTCGATGCCGGGGCCTTCGAGCAGCAGGTTTTCGCCCGCAGACAGGCTCTCCACCTGCAGGATGAGCGTGGTAGAGCGATCGGGATATTCCTGCGTGCCTTGCGCGAAATTCTCAAGCGCGATCAACTCGGCCGGGCTGGAGACGAGCGCGAAATGCGCATCCGCCGGCGTGTGGGCAAGCGGCGCGCCGCTGTGAAAGCCAAGCCAGTGCTTTGCGGCGGCAGAGGCCTGCAAGGCAGGATCGAGCCAGAGCGGCGTGTCGTTGTCGCAGAAGGTCAGTGCGACAGCACCCGCGACCGGCGACAGCGGTGCCGGCGGCACGGTCAGGCCGTCGCAGGGCTGGATGGTGCCGGGACGGGCCATGGCGTCCATGACGGCGCGAAACACCGCCTGCGCATCGAATACTGGATTGGCGAAGCCGCCATCGATTGCCTGCGTTTCCATCAATCCTCTCCGCGTACCATGGTGAAGAAATCGACCTTCGTCGCCGCCGTCTCGGCGCGACGCGTCTCGTCGGCAGCAAGCTGTTCCGCGCGCAGCGGCTCGATGATGCTGGCCTCGATCTCGGCACGGCGCGATGCGTCCTGCCAGAGCGCATCGGCGATGGCCGAGAGAAGCGCCTTTTCCTTGTCGCGGCCGAGCGCATAGGCGTGGCCGACCGCGCCACCCTCGACCCGCACCGTGGCGCGGGTGACGGTCGCCTCGCCGAAATTGAATGGCGCACCGCCACCGCCGATGCGGCCGCGCACGGTGACGAGACCCGTCTCCGGCCCGCGAAGCTTCTGCGCATCACGCGGCAAGCCGGCCTCAGCCCACAACGCCTTGAGCCTGTCTCCGGGTGCATGGGAGAGTGCTGCCATCGCTGCCTTGCGGCCCGCCGCCTCTTCCCTTTCCTGCCGTCTGTCTGTTTTCATTATCCGGTCCGCCGTTGCAAAATTTGTCTATTGCTCTATACAACCATACAAATTATACTCCCTTTCTAATGCCTGTCTATGACGGTGCGATGACGGGGTGAAAAAATGGGCTCGGAAGACAGTCAACTCAGTATGGAGCGGCGCAGCGGGGTCGCGCTGTGGCGGCAGGTCGCCGACCGCATCCGGCATGGCATCGGCGGCGGCACGCTCGGCGACGGGCAAAAATTGCCGCCGGAAATCTGGCTGTCCGAGCACTTTGGCGTGAACCGGCACACGGTGCGCGCGGCAATCGCAGCGCTCGTGCAGGAAGGCGTGCTGCGGGCCGAACAGGGCCGCGGCACCTTCATCGAAAGCCGCAAGCGGCTTGCCTATCCGATCTCGGCACGCACGCGCTTTTCCACAGGCATGCAGCATCAGACGCGCGACCGGCGCGGCATACTTCTGGGCCATCAACAGGAAGAAGCCAGTGCGCGCGTGGCGGAAGCGCTGGCGCTTGAACCAGGCGCGCCGGTGCTGCGGCTGGAAACGGTGAGTGAAGCGGACGGACGGCGTGTGGGGCGTGCGACGGGCTGGTTCGATGCCGTGCGCTTTCCCGGTTTCGAGAAAGCCTATGCCGAGACGGGCTCGATCACCTCATCCTTCGCGCGTTATGGCGTGAATGACTATCTGCGCCGCTCGACGCTGGTCTCGGCGCGCCATGCCGATACCGACGATCTGGAAAACCTGAAGCTCTCGCCCGGCGCGATCGTACTGGTGGCGATTGCGATCAATGATGATCTTGAGGGGCGGCCGATCCAATTTGCCGAAACGCGCTTTGCCGCGGATCTGGTGGAGCTGACGGTGGAGAGTTGAGGAGAGAATAAGTTTTTACTCCTCTCGTCGTGGGACGAATAAAAGCTTCCCCTCTCCGTCTCGGCTTCGCCGATCCGCCTCTCCCCGCAAGCGGGGCGAGGAACCTTGATTCTGCGAGGTCGCGCCGTTTCAGGACTTGGGTTCCTCGCCCCCGTAAAGCGGGGGAGAGGTGGCACGCGAAGCGTGACGGAGAGGGGGAACTCTCGCCGCCGCTACCGCTCCATCACGATCAGCGTAGACGTCGCACTCGCGTAGAGCTTGCCGGCGCTGTCGGTGAGCTTGGCTTCGGAAAACCCGGCGCGGCGGCCGAAGGAAAGCACGCGGCCTTCGGCGCGCAGCAGGCCGGTGTCCTTGGTGATCGCCTTGTGGTAGGCGACCTTCAGTTCCAGCGTAGAATAGGCCTGGGTGGCGCTGAGTTTCGAGTGGACGGCGCAGCCGCAGGCCGAATCGAGCAGCGTGGCGGCGTAGCCGCCATGGACCATGCCGATGGGGTTGTAGACCGACAGGCTGGGCGTGCCTTCGAAGACGGCAAAGCCGTCGTCGACCTGGACCAGCCGGAAATCCAGCGTTTCGGCTATGGGCGGACGCCCGCCCGAAGCGATCAGCGCCCGAAGCTGTTCGAGCCCGGTCAGGCCGGGGCCCATTTCGGCGGCAAGATTCATGATGGATGACTCCGGCTATTGGAAACTGTCACTCGGTTTGTCGAGATTCAGGTCAGGACGTGCCGAAAATGATGGGTTTCGAGAACCGGAGCGGAGCGTACGTTTTGTACGTGAGCACCGGAAGCGCAGAAGACCATCATTTGCAGGCCGTCATCACCTGAATAACGACAAACCGTGCGGGTCAGTAGTCCTTTTCGTAGAATACGCCAAGGCTGGAGTCGCCGCCGGTGCCAACCGCGCCGCGCGCCTTGAGGTCCTTGGTGATGTCGAGGTTGATCGTGCCCTTGGTCGAGCCTTCGGCACCGGCCTCGACGCCGAGATAGATGTTGTCCTGGATGTAGCGGCCGGCGCGCACGGCGGCATTGCCTTCGCTGTCTGTGACGACATCGAGATCGTCCAGCCCGGTCGCGCCGCGCAGGCTGCCGATCAGCGAATTGTTCGAACCGCCGGCGAGTTCTGCGGCAGCAGCGGCAAGCTGGGCGATCTGGAAGGCCGACAATTCGCTGATGCCGCGATTGAAGATCAGGCGCGCCAGCACTTCGTCCTGCGGCAGTTCCGGCTGCGACGAGAACTTGACGTCGATGTCGGAGGCACGCCCGCTGACGGTGATGAAGACCGTGATGTCGGAGCCTTGCGAGCGGGCGACGAAATTCAGGAACGGGTCAAGGTCGCCGACAAGCGTCACCGAACCTTCGTCGAAGGTGATGCGCTGACCGAGGATGCCGAGGCGGCCACGGATGAGATCGAAGCCGCCGACCGGCTGGATGTTGGAGACCGGGCCGGTGAGGCGCAAGGAGCCGCCAAGCTCGGCATCCAGCCCACGCCCGCGCACGAAGATGCGGTTGGGTGCGTTGACGCTGATGTCCAACCGCACGACGCTTGGCCGGCTGGTCGGCGTCGGTGTGCCGTCATTGGCACGCGCGCGCTTCAGCGTCTCGGCAACGGCCTTCGATGGGTGGATGTGCTTGACGTCGAGGGCTGCCGCGCCGCCGGCGAAGCTTTCCGGCACGGTGATTTCGGCGCGCTCGACATTGATCGTACCGGACAGAAGCGGATCGCGCGTCAGCGGGCCGGTGAAGGCCAGAGCACCGCTGACGGTGGCAACGACGAGGTTGCCGTCAGCATAGCGGGCCTGGTTGAGCGTCACGCGGATATCGGCCGGGAAGTTTGCCGCCGCATTGAGCGAGACCGTGCCAGTCGCGCCGATCGAGCCACCGGCGGCGAGGTTGGCGGAGACGTTGCGCAGCGTGACGCGGTCGCCGTCGATCGTGCCCATGACGGCGATCGAGCGCAGGCGCGTGTTGCTTTCGGGATCGACGAACTCCGCGCCCTGGGTGGAGAACATGCCGCGGATCGCCGGCTGCTTGAGGTTGCCGGAAACGGTGGCGTTGACCTGCAGCGTGCCGCCGGCCTGCGCGCCGCGATCGGCGAGGAAGCGGTTGGCAAGCGCTAGCGGCGCTTCGCCCCGGACCGAGAGATCAAGGCCGTTGCCGGACACGGGCAAGCGGCCGCTGGCCGAAACCGTCAGGCCCTGCGGTCCGTTGACGGTCGCGGAGGACAGCGTGAGGACCTTGTCGCCGAAGCTGCCGGATGCGTTGATTTCCAGCGGTGCGGCACCTGCCGAATCGAGGGCTGCGGCGCGGACGCCGGCACCGCGCAGGTTGAAGGATGCGGCGGGGTTGGCGAGTTGGCCGGTGACCTTGGCGGAGCCCGAAATGTTGCCGCCGAGATTCTGGCCGGGGGCGGCAGCGTTCAGGACAGCCAGCGGGAAGGATTCCAGCCCGATGTCGAGCGCCATCGCGCCCTTGTCGAGCGGCACCGCGCCGCTGGCCGTGGCGCGCAGGCCCTCCGGGCTGGTGACCGCGGCTTTGAGGTTCAGGCGGTTGGCGCTCGAAGTGCCGTCGGCATCGAGATTGATCGAGTTGAGGCCAGCCTGACGGAGTGCGGCGGCGGCGATGGAGCGGCCCTGGACGTTGAACTTCACGTCCGGGCTGGCGCGCGTGCCGCCGATATTGGCCGTGCCGTTGACCGTGCCGGCCAGCGCCAGATCCGGCTTGATGGCATTGGCGATGGCGAGCGGCAGATTGGCGATGTTGACGGCGACGTCGAGCTTGTCAGCGATCTCGCCGCGCGCGGTGAC
Protein-coding regions in this window:
- the phnK gene encoding phosphonate C-P lyase system protein PhnK, with translation MTDEPLFRVTSLSKYYGSRVGCEDITFDLWPGEVLAVVGESGSGKTTLLNCMSTRLMPTSGTAAYRMRDGTWRDLYRMSEAERRFLMRTDWGFVHQNPADGLRMTVSAGANVGERLMAVGDRHYGNIRSTAIDWLGRVEIDEDRIDDQPRAFSGGMRQRLQIARNLVTGPRLVFMDEPTGGLDVSVQARLLDLLRGLVTDLGLAAIVVTHDLAVARLLSQRMMVMKDGRVVETGLTDRVLDDPRAPYTQLLVSSILQV
- the fosX gene encoding FosX/FosE/FosI family fosfomycin resistance hydrolase encodes the protein MIEGLSHITFIVRDLERMTAILAGVFDAREVYASGDDRFSLSREKFFLIGDLWIAIMEGEPLPSRSYNHIAFKIDEVDFDRYVDRAKALGLDMRPPRPRVEGEGRSIYFYDDDNHLFELHTGTLAERLARYAKGLEPAQ
- a CDS encoding carbon-phosphorus lyase complex subunit PhnI — translated: MYVAVKGGDAAISNAHQLLADRRRGDRSVPALRLDQIVEQLALGVDRVMAEGSLYDRELAALALAQARGDMIEAIFLVRAYRTTLPRFGYTLPIDTAAMQVERRISATYKDLPGGQLLGPTFDYTHRLLDPEIAAGAPVAEPEQREAEAGRMPRVSEILAHEGLIESDGELPEDHVTGDLTREPVEFPLERDLRLQALSRGDEGFLLALAYSTQRGYGRSHPFVGEVRIGEVEVEIDVPELPFAVPLGRIRVTECQMVNQFKGSAKVPPQFTRGYGLVFGQSERKAMAMSLCDRALRAREFGEDVVAPAQDEEFVISHSDNVQATGFVEHLKLPHYVDFQAELGLVRGMRAEHEARQRGDDQETREAAE
- the phnH gene encoding phosphonate C-P lyase system protein PhnH, coding for METQAIDGGFANPVFDAQAVFRAVMDAMARPGTIQPCDGLTVPPAPLSPVAGAVALTFCDNDTPLWLDPALQASAAAKHWLGFHSGAPLAHTPADAHFALVSSPAELIALENFAQGTQEYPDRSTTLILQVESLSAGENLLLEGPGIEKAAMLAPTPLPRHFVEQWKQNRARFPRGVDVILAAPEGIACLPRTTRIKTMEA
- the phnG gene encoding phosphonate C-P lyase system protein PhnG, with the translated sequence MKTDRRQEREEAAGRKAAMAALSHAPGDRLKALWAEAGLPRDAQKLRGPETGLVTVRGRIGGGGAPFNFGEATVTRATVRVEGGAVGHAYALGRDKEKALLSAIADALWQDASRRAEIEASIIEPLRAEQLAADETRRAETAATKVDFFTMVRGED
- the phnF gene encoding phosphonate metabolism transcriptional regulator PhnF, yielding MGSEDSQLSMERRSGVALWRQVADRIRHGIGGGTLGDGQKLPPEIWLSEHFGVNRHTVRAAIAALVQEGVLRAEQGRGTFIESRKRLAYPISARTRFSTGMQHQTRDRRGILLGHQQEEASARVAEALALEPGAPVLRLETVSEADGRRVGRATGWFDAVRFPGFEKAYAETGSITSSFARYGVNDYLRRSTLVSARHADTDDLENLKLSPGAIVLVAIAINDDLEGRPIQFAETRFAADLVELTVES
- a CDS encoding PaaI family thioesterase, translated to MNLAAEMGPGLTGLEQLRALIASGGRPPIAETLDFRLVQVDDGFAVFEGTPSLSVYNPIGMVHGGYAATLLDSACGCAVHSKLSATQAYSTLELKVAYHKAITKDTGLLRAEGRVLSFGRRAGFSEAKLTDSAGKLYASATSTLIVMER